The DNA sequence CGTTCCGCCCCAGTTGTAGAAGTACATGCGTTCGAGGTTGACCTTGCGCGCGTAGAGGCCGACCAAGAAGAACCTGACCGCGTGGTTGCGCGCGGCGACGTCGTCGAGCGGCGCTTGGGTCGCGATCGAATACGTCGTCCCGGTGTTCCACAGACGCGGGTGCACGCCGGCTTCGTGCAGCACCCGATCGATCGTCGCGGTCAGCTCCAGCATGGCTTCCGGCGGATCGCTCGCTCTCTTCTGGAACAGCTTGACACTCGCGACGTCGCATTGGCCGTACCCGTTCGCCTCCGCGAAGCGCTGGAGGAAGGAAACGCCTTCCGGCGTCCACAGCTGGCCCATGCCCGGGCACACCACCGTCGCTTTCGGGTCGGCCGACCGGATGATGGCAGCGGCCCGGCGGGTCATCTCGACCAAGGTTTCCACGGTGCCCGCGTAGAAGTGCCGGTCGTTGGCCAGCACCCACAGCTCGTAGGCGTCGATCCGTCCCCGGTAGCGGTTCACCACCGAGCTGACGAACAGATCCCAGTCGGCCAGGTCGACGGGCGGGGCCGGGGTGCCCTCCGGGTACGGTCCGGCCGGGCCGTCGGGGCTGGCCCACTTCGGTGTCCCGCCGAAGACGAACAGCGACGGCAGGCCCGCCTCCGCCGCCCCGGCCACCAGGCGGTCGAGCGTGGACCAGTCGAATTCCCCGCGCAGGCGCTGGACTTCCGACCACCTCGTCCCGCTGTCCCAGAACCGGACGGCGCCGACGTGGAACGACGGCATCCGCCCGGTGGCGCTGTTGATCGTGACCCCGAACGAGGTGCTCGGCACCGGGGCCGGCGGCAGGGTCCACGCCGGCCCGCCGATCCGCTGAGCCTGCGCGTCTTCCGCCGGACCCGGGCCGGCCGAGCTCGACGCGAGGAGGAGGGCCAGGAGCCCGGCCATCGCCGTGACGACGCCCGGCAGGAGCCATCGGCGCCGGCGGCGAGGGAAGTGCGCCGGTTCCGCCGGGATCGGAACAGGTGCGGCTTCCCGGCCGAGGTCGTCGGCGACGTCCTTCGCGGGTGCTGTGGCGCGCAGCCACAGGCGGTGCAGCGCGACGACCTCGTCCCGGTTCGCGCCGCACGCCAGCGCGATCCGCTCCACCACGCCGAATTCGCGTGGCGCACTCACCCCTGTGCAGTACCGGTGCACCGCGGACTTGCTCAGGTGGATCTTCCGGCCGATGCCCGTGTAGCTGTGTCCGCTCTCCGCCTTGAGCCGCTCCAGCCGGTCGCCCAAGTCGCGATAACGCGCGTCGCCGGCCATGGTCTCCCGTCCCGTCGGCCAGGCAGTCGCGGGTCCGCCGTCTTCGCGCCCGGCGGGCCCGCGACATCGTGGTGCACCAGTTTATGCGAAGGCGAGCCCGGGCACGGGTGGTTCCGGGCCGTCCCCGGGCTCGGCGACGGCGCAGGTCAGACCGGCCGGGACGTCCCACCGTCCCAACCTCGGACGACGCCGTTGCCGGGCGCGGGGCCCGCGAGCAGAGTGGCCGGCGGGACCGCGGGTGGCGGCGGCACGGGGGATGTCGTCGCACCCGGCGGTCCCTTCCAACGGGAGGAGCGACTGTCATGACCTGGTTCCACCTCGGATCCGCGGCACCCGCGCGCCGCTGGGTCTCCGCTTCCGTGCTGGCGATGACGGCTTGGGCGTCCATCGGCCTGGCGGTCTCGTCCCCGGCCGCGGCCCTGCCCAATCCCGACTGCACGGAAATCCCGGGTCCCGTCGAAGACCTGTGCAGCGTGACCTTGAACAAGACCGATCAGCAGATCGGCGTCACGAGGAACTTCTGCGGGCCGGACGACGCCGGCGGGCCCTGCCCGAACGCGGACCCGGACCGGGACTTCAAAGTACTCGGCCGCGGTGAACGGACGCCCGCCAACGAGGACTGGGACGCGTTCTTCGTGCCGCCGGGGTGCGTCTTCAGCGGCAACATCGACATCCGGCTGACGAACATCGACCGTGATTTCACGATCCCCGGCGGACCGGACGGTTTCTGGGTGCGGGTCCCGCGCACCGCGATCTACGAGATCGAGCAGACGGCCTGCGCCCACCTCACCGACCACGTCGTCCGCCTCCGCAACCAGAACTCGGGACTCTGCCTGCTCGCCCGCAACACACCGGGGGAGAACGCGGTCGTCCAGTACCCGTGCGGCGCGTACGCGGACCAGCGCTGGCAGATGCCGGGCAACGGCGTGGACCTCGTCCAGCTCCGCAACCTCGAGTCGCAGAAATGCGTGGCCACGCGCGGCACCGGCGAGTCACCCGGAATCGCGACCACCTGCGCTTCCCGGTGGGTGGACCAGATCTGGCGGCGCGAACCCGACCCCTCGACGGGGAACTACCGCCTCCGCAACCTCAACTCGGGCCTGTGCCTGGTCGTCCGGGGAACCGCGGCCGAAACCCGTGCACTCCAGTCGACCTGCGGCACTTGGCCCGACCAGTTGTGGACCATGCTGGTCTGACCACCGGGCGCAGGCGATCAACGCACTGACCACGGGCCCGCCGGGTGAGGCGAAGCGCATTCGCTGCCCGGTGGGCCGGGGCCGGGTGCCGGGGTGATCAGACGGTGAGGACGAGCTTGCCCCGGAGGTGACCGGCGTCGAGCGCGCGGTGCGCGTCGGCGATGCGCTCGAACGGGAACGTCTCCTCCACGTGGACCCGGAGCCCGCCCCGCTCCACGAGGTCGACGAGCCCCCGCAGGGCGACCGGGTCCGGGTCGACCGCGATGCCGCTGAAGCGCAGGCCGGCCGCCTCGTACTCGGCGGCGAGCTCCACGTCCTCCTCGGCGACCGCCGTCACCAGGTGGCCGCCCGGGCGGAGCACGCCGAGCGACCGC is a window from the Amycolatopsis sp. cg9 genome containing:
- a CDS encoding RICIN domain-containing protein; translated protein: MTWFHLGSAAPARRWVSASVLAMTAWASIGLAVSSPAAALPNPDCTEIPGPVEDLCSVTLNKTDQQIGVTRNFCGPDDAGGPCPNADPDRDFKVLGRGERTPANEDWDAFFVPPGCVFSGNIDIRLTNIDRDFTIPGGPDGFWVRVPRTAIYEIEQTACAHLTDHVVRLRNQNSGLCLLARNTPGENAVVQYPCGAYADQRWQMPGNGVDLVQLRNLESQKCVATRGTGESPGIATTCASRWVDQIWRREPDPSTGNYRLRNLNSGLCLVVRGTAAETRALQSTCGTWPDQLWTMLV
- a CDS encoding helix-turn-helix domain-containing protein yields the protein MAGDARYRDLGDRLERLKAESGHSYTGIGRKIHLSKSAVHRYCTGVSAPREFGVVERIALACGANRDEVVALHRLWLRATAPAKDVADDLGREAAPVPIPAEPAHFPRRRRRWLLPGVVTAMAGLLALLLASSSAGPGPAEDAQAQRIGGPAWTLPPAPVPSTSFGVTINSATGRMPSFHVGAVRFWDSGTRWSEVQRLRGEFDWSTLDRLVAGAAEAGLPSLFVFGGTPKWASPDGPAGPYPEGTPAPPVDLADWDLFVSSVVNRYRGRIDAYELWVLANDRHFYAGTVETLVEMTRRAAAIIRSADPKATVVCPGMGQLWTPEGVSFLQRFAEANGYGQCDVASVKLFQKRASDPPEAMLELTATIDRVLHEAGVHPRLWNTGTTYSIATQAPLDDVAARNHAVRFFLVGLYARKVNLERMYFYNWGGTRVPIVLQPVGGAPTAAALAVEVLQRWLHHAQSRSCGHGTPAGLPENVWRCEFTVTEPERTYDAAIQWTDRGAATLTAGAGTRRLDRLDGTEEPVQPGDPITVSEEPVLVVSDASGH